One Capsicum annuum cultivar UCD-10X-F1 chromosome 2, UCD10Xv1.1, whole genome shotgun sequence genomic window carries:
- the LOC124885193 gene encoding LOW QUALITY PROTEIN: cysteine-rich receptor-like protein kinase 26 (The sequence of the model RefSeq protein was modified relative to this genomic sequence to represent the inferred CDS: substituted 1 base at 1 genomic stop codon) — translation MLQLYYLFDLSIAQPEFASYVCAGDGSNNIEFSPNSAYDTNLNTILSSVSQNMDSFGFYNSSIGQKSDAVSVIAQCRGDVQLQACRDCMTNATRKILEVCPYKKSAIGFYDRCMVRYSNQSIIGIVSTQPRRILYNTANASSTGEFMQDLRNLLESLQSQASRDGKRRYANNSTQAPDFXTIYALVQCTADLSAQDCFNYLSAGYRSLPTYECYGKRGLRYMMPSCKFQY, via the coding sequence ATGTTGCAGCTTTATTACCTTTTCGACCTCAGCATAGCACAGCCTGAATTCGCTTCTTATGTATGTGCTGGAGATGGTTCTAATAATATCGAGTTCTCCCCAAATAGTGCATATGACACTAATCTTAACACAATCCTCTCATCTGTTTCACAGAACATGGATAGTTTTGGGTTCTATAATTCTTCCATAGGCCAAAAATCTGACGCGGTTAGTGTCATTGCGCAATGTAGAGGGGACGTCCAATTACAGGCATGCCGTGATTGTATGACTAATGCTACTCGTAAGATTCTAGAGGTATGTCCTTACAAGAAATCAGCCATTGGTTTCTATGACCGTTGTATGGTAAGATATTCAAATCAGTCCATCATAGGCATCGTTTCAACTCAGCCACGAAGAATTTTATATAACACCGCAAATGCCTCAAGTACTGGTGAATTTATGCAAGATCTAAGAAACTTGTTAGAAAGTTTACAAAGTCAAGCTTCACGGGATGGTAAACGGAGGTACGCTAATAATAGTACGCAGGCCCCTGATTTTTAGACTATATATGCACTTGTACAGTGCACTGCAGATTTATCAGCTCAAGATTGCTTCAATTACTTAAGTGCTGGCTATAGGAGCTTACCTACCTATGAATGTTATGGTAAGCGGGGTCTCAGATATATGATGCCCAGCTGCAAATTTCAGTATTAA